The Geotalea uraniireducens Rf4 genome window below encodes:
- a CDS encoding PKD domain-containing protein: protein MKQPGGSDLTYPTTDKFLFGDVAGSKYTKVDLSVWDMATNCGSCHVGGALVEKDRNGFRLSQRALSDQTITPYMNTVAEAWDAKTGSPLSNVIRAPWSYPGTTDRKAPALGGGNAMIAPNGWGSVAMNQDGTANTPPYIQNGQLMMPNVREMDCLFCHFQGYNNLMSSVFAQMGILNAAPMAGAGLMDLMPGSPTQGGYNAAMIELGPKDANGMQAVSLKQSLVDNIKRLPPSANCQQCHSPNTLKDLPEMMTGFLSSAPMILNTNVNNPMVGPTGLVMPAYDFNAPWMPSPDKYPGSPNSPLIDATNLYSYMVRGILAAQGSTVYNRLTVNGMTSFGGDNKGASGPIYYEAPVTEIGLTADFTGQQNQNVLKKSTVPFPRADWFKRGDAWQNGQEIHGSLGCAGCHMDTNSSNPDKNQCDPGRGFDGSGTIADGSQIGTKVDSRNTVKRCESCHLSGSNPDGNPIDVMGAPDPTAAHQRAGLTAMINRAMGPDGSGGQKLIPGNHLDVIDCTVCHVQKKSMAVRALDCTSGNRYPTMVGFDYSKGMMGMFEDPAPDAANEGARQQYNFMNQTINQNCGYTSASQGPGTICAATNQPGPGYQAEIPYGTQLIGGALQEWLPLKTWSKVGNGLKTSPNFRRKIYLTNTIVSALFNNDYGTTVDANGDGVNGQILAVGDLNSTQGFGEPIFDPWIQRDLKAGINFAPGGFAPIPVGFGGPGDGVAGSTAQGGRYQSAYNMDGSFTGAWKYVGVYGGNTIFTTPDEIREYKNYRTRIKDMPGQSGKSWDGTELGYIGGLYQVTHGVKPISQYVLGKPRAFDATGKVTTFGCNDCHATAKNFFDGGFNMTGTAIPADATWTPAPGIIPASASTMMERPAVFIPTIKAYKGDLRTGTELFNKLGQPRSVPFEEEVVENSVVYTQTKDLSRGEALYPDPDGYFRADGTAPGGTGTAGSYKRSEWISYLLSIDNNAAAAGIGVDPVAQFAASFPDADPNTSGYQLVVNTPYTLAADTSVNTNGSFTYSLSFTDGTTVSGPSVSKTFSTIGTSSVTLKVTDEEGKTATVSRAINVVNPPVVGGMTIGPTTAKRGISTSYTFGNLKDHDSLRIIWADGTSTTLPHVGAAGSSATTSHIYATTGTKKLTVLVYKNGVQVDSKYNYVTVTL, encoded by the coding sequence ATGAAACAACCAGGTGGTTCCGATTTAACCTATCCAACTACAGATAAATTTCTTTTTGGTGATGTAGCAGGCAGCAAGTATACCAAGGTCGACCTTTCCGTATGGGACATGGCGACCAACTGCGGCAGCTGCCACGTAGGCGGCGCCCTGGTGGAAAAGGACCGCAACGGCTTCAGGCTTTCTCAACGGGCGTTGTCCGACCAAACGATTACCCCTTATATGAACACCGTTGCCGAAGCATGGGACGCAAAAACAGGCAGCCCGCTAAGCAATGTGATCCGTGCACCCTGGAGCTATCCCGGCACAACCGACAGGAAGGCGCCGGCCCTTGGCGGCGGTAACGCGATGATTGCTCCCAACGGCTGGGGAAGTGTCGCCATGAACCAGGATGGGACGGCAAATACGCCCCCTTACATTCAGAACGGGCAGCTGATGATGCCGAACGTACGGGAGATGGACTGTCTTTTCTGCCACTTCCAGGGTTACAACAACCTGATGAGTTCAGTTTTTGCGCAGATGGGCATTCTCAATGCAGCGCCAATGGCCGGAGCAGGCCTCATGGACCTCATGCCCGGCAGCCCGACCCAGGGTGGTTACAACGCCGCCATGATCGAACTTGGGCCAAAAGATGCCAACGGCATGCAGGCAGTCAGTCTGAAGCAATCGCTGGTTGACAACATCAAGCGTCTGCCACCCAGCGCCAACTGTCAGCAGTGTCATAGCCCGAACACTCTCAAGGATCTGCCGGAAATGATGACCGGGTTCCTCTCTTCGGCGCCGATGATCCTGAACACCAATGTAAACAATCCGATGGTAGGCCCGACCGGGCTGGTAATGCCGGCCTACGATTTTAATGCGCCGTGGATGCCATCTCCCGATAAATACCCCGGCTCCCCCAATTCGCCATTGATCGACGCGACCAACCTCTACAGTTACATGGTCCGCGGCATCCTTGCCGCCCAGGGGTCAACCGTCTACAACAGGCTGACCGTCAACGGCATGACCTCCTTCGGTGGTGACAATAAAGGTGCCAGCGGCCCGATCTACTATGAGGCACCGGTTACGGAAATCGGCCTTACCGCCGATTTCACGGGACAGCAGAACCAGAACGTACTGAAGAAATCCACCGTACCCTTCCCTCGTGCCGACTGGTTCAAGCGTGGCGATGCCTGGCAGAATGGCCAGGAGATTCATGGCAGCCTTGGCTGCGCAGGCTGTCACATGGACACCAACAGTTCCAATCCCGACAAGAATCAGTGTGATCCCGGCCGCGGTTTCGACGGCTCAGGCACCATAGCAGACGGCTCGCAGATCGGCACCAAGGTCGACAGCCGCAATACCGTCAAACGCTGTGAAAGCTGTCATCTCTCCGGCAGCAACCCCGACGGCAATCCGATAGATGTCATGGGGGCCCCGGACCCCACAGCAGCACATCAGAGAGCAGGCCTCACCGCCATGATCAACAGGGCCATGGGCCCGGATGGCAGCGGCGGCCAGAAACTCATCCCCGGCAACCATCTTGATGTCATTGACTGCACCGTCTGTCACGTGCAGAAAAAGAGCATGGCAGTCCGCGCACTTGACTGCACCAGCGGCAACCGTTACCCGACCATGGTTGGCTTCGATTACAGCAAGGGTATGATGGGCATGTTCGAAGACCCGGCGCCGGACGCTGCCAACGAAGGTGCCAGACAGCAATATAACTTCATGAACCAGACCATCAACCAGAACTGCGGCTATACCTCTGCCAGCCAGGGCCCCGGAACCATCTGTGCCGCAACCAATCAACCAGGCCCTGGCTACCAGGCCGAAATTCCATACGGCACCCAGCTTATCGGCGGTGCACTCCAGGAATGGCTGCCGCTGAAAACCTGGTCGAAGGTCGGCAACGGCTTGAAGACCAGCCCGAACTTCAGGCGTAAAATTTACCTGACCAACACTATCGTCTCGGCGCTCTTCAACAACGACTACGGCACAACTGTCGACGCCAACGGTGATGGTGTCAATGGGCAGATTCTGGCAGTCGGTGATCTCAATTCGACCCAGGGCTTTGGCGAACCGATCTTTGACCCGTGGATTCAGCGCGACCTCAAGGCGGGCATTAACTTCGCCCCCGGCGGCTTCGCCCCGATCCCGGTTGGGTTCGGCGGTCCCGGAGACGGTGTTGCCGGATCAACTGCACAGGGAGGTAGGTACCAGAGCGCCTACAACATGGATGGCAGCTTCACCGGCGCCTGGAAATACGTTGGCGTTTACGGCGGCAATACCATCTTCACCACCCCTGACGAAATCAGGGAGTACAAAAATTACAGAACCCGGATCAAGGACATGCCGGGACAGAGCGGCAAATCCTGGGACGGCACCGAGCTTGGCTATATCGGCGGCCTGTACCAGGTGACCCACGGCGTCAAACCAATCAGTCAGTATGTCCTGGGTAAGCCGCGTGCCTTCGACGCGACAGGCAAGGTAACAACATTCGGTTGCAACGACTGCCACGCAACGGCTAAAAACTTCTTCGACGGCGGCTTTAACATGACCGGTACCGCAATACCCGCCGATGCTACCTGGACACCGGCCCCCGGCATTATTCCCGCGAGCGCCTCAACCATGATGGAGAGACCTGCCGTATTCATTCCGACCATCAAGGCCTACAAGGGTGATCTTCGCACTGGTACCGAACTCTTCAACAAGCTCGGCCAGCCGAGGAGTGTTCCTTTCGAGGAAGAAGTAGTTGAGAATAGCGTAGTTTACACACAGACTAAAGATCTGAGCCGCGGGGAAGCTCTCTATCCTGATCCCGACGGTTACTTCAGGGCTGACGGCACGGCTCCGGGGGGTACGGGAACAGCAGGCTCCTACAAGCGGAGCGAGTGGATCAGCTATCTGCTCAGCATCGACAACAACGCCGCTGCCGCCGGCATCGGCGTAGACCCGGTCGCCCAGTTCGCCGCCAGCTTCCCGGACGCCGACCCGAACACCTCCGGCTACCAGCTGGTAGTCAACACACCCTACACCCTGGCGGCGGATACCAGCGTCAACACAAACGGCTCGTTCACCTACAGCCTCTCCTTTACCGACGGCACCACTGTCAGCGGGCCATCCGTCAGCAAGACCTTCTCCACCATCGGCACCTCATCAGTCACCCTCAAGGTGACCGATGAGGAAGGGAAGACGGCAACCGTATCCAGGGCCATCAACGTGGTCAACCCGCCGGTTGTCGGGGGGATGACCATCGGTCCGACCACGGCCAAAAGAGGGATCTCCACCAGCTACACCTTCGGCAACCTGAAGGACCACGACTCCCTGCGGATCATCTGGGCCGACGGGACTTCGACCACCCTGCCGCACGTGGGTGCCGCCGGCAGTTCGGCCACTACCAGCCATATTTATGCCACTACCGGCACGAAGAAACTGACAGTGCTCGTCTACAAGAACGGGGTGCAGGTGGACAGCAAGTACAACTACGTCACCGTAACCCTGTAG
- a CDS encoding cytochrome c3 family protein: MKLNFIAGIFVTVLAGSASLAFAGLVSYSPGSGVISSPHNMNLYLPLATGGANNGDNQQQVCKFCHTPHNTLSTGQASYSPLWNHTQTTQNFLPYVGIEEGDYMTEPDYLDKSASLQAVIDPADMMDGPSRLCMSCHDGTTAIDSYSGKMGSFTPTSNHVVLAPDGAFGGANGGNLMDDHPIGFSYGKVAALDPYIHQPNANISWIPAGDRKCTTISELLYKGDKLTCASCHDVHNTANATAAAPLLRVKLDGSKLCLTCHDK; encoded by the coding sequence ATGAAACTCAATTTTATTGCCGGCATTTTTGTTACCGTGCTGGCGGGAAGTGCAAGCTTGGCTTTCGCCGGCCTTGTCTCATACTCACCCGGGAGCGGGGTTATCAGTTCGCCCCATAACATGAACCTCTACCTCCCCCTGGCAACCGGCGGAGCCAACAACGGTGACAACCAGCAGCAAGTATGCAAATTCTGCCACACGCCACACAACACTCTCAGCACCGGCCAGGCTTCTTACAGCCCCTTATGGAACCACACGCAGACCACGCAGAACTTCCTCCCCTATGTCGGCATAGAGGAAGGCGACTACATGACAGAGCCCGACTACCTGGATAAGTCCGCGAGCCTACAGGCGGTGATCGATCCGGCGGATATGATGGACGGACCATCCCGGCTCTGCATGAGTTGCCACGACGGTACTACCGCCATAGATTCTTACAGCGGCAAGATGGGGTCGTTCACCCCCACCTCTAACCATGTAGTGCTTGCCCCTGATGGCGCCTTCGGGGGTGCCAACGGCGGAAACCTGATGGACGACCATCCGATCGGTTTCAGTTACGGGAAGGTAGCTGCCCTGGATCCGTATATCCACCAGCCCAACGCCAACATCTCCTGGATTCCGGCCGGTGACAGGAAGTGCACAACCATCAGCGAGCTCTTGTACAAGGGTGACAAGTTGACCTGCGCCTCCTGCCACGATGTCCATAATACCGCAAACGCAACCGCCGCGGCCCCACTCTTGCGCGTAAAATTGGACGGCTCGAAACTTTGCCTGACCTGCCACGACAAATAG
- a CDS encoding SMP-30/gluconolactonase/LRE family protein, with product MHPHRPNAVGKPTFKPFLLLLLLPFWLTGCALNKPAKETVYFPPAPNPPHLQYLTSISSAADVKPALLPFLPNTAEPGETLSKPYGIAVRGSKIYVSDTPFAQLSAIDFEQKTYALFRQDAMQTPINIALDQEGNIYVADTGKKAVLQFTPEGDLQRTLAREITKPTDVAIYGDEIFVVDYSSSEVKVLDRKSGNLIRSIGREGKPDETLSLPTNLALDKNGFVYVTNLGHNRIIKMDRTGKVMKAFGETGDRPGQFARPKGIAVDDDGLIYVVDAGHQVVQIFNQDAQLLMFFGERGSKAGTLNLPADIAISRDNLEYFRRFADPAFEVEQLIFVTNQAGPRKISVYGFGHQKVSAQQNNTTPPLGNNAPLQAVAAGK from the coding sequence ATGCACCCCCATCGCCCTAACGCCGTCGGAAAACCAACCTTCAAGCCTTTTCTTCTCTTATTGCTGCTCCCCTTCTGGCTCACCGGCTGTGCCCTGAACAAACCCGCAAAGGAAACGGTTTATTTCCCCCCAGCCCCGAACCCGCCCCACTTACAGTACCTTACCAGCATATCCAGCGCCGCTGATGTAAAACCTGCGCTGCTGCCATTTCTCCCGAATACAGCCGAACCGGGGGAAACGCTCTCAAAACCTTACGGCATCGCCGTCAGGGGGAGCAAAATATACGTTTCCGATACCCCTTTTGCGCAGCTGTCCGCCATTGACTTTGAACAGAAAACATATGCCCTGTTCAGGCAGGATGCCATGCAAACACCGATCAACATAGCACTTGACCAGGAGGGGAACATCTATGTGGCTGATACCGGCAAGAAAGCGGTCTTGCAGTTCACGCCGGAAGGGGATTTGCAAAGAACCCTTGCCAGGGAGATCACGAAACCAACGGATGTGGCAATCTATGGCGACGAAATATTCGTCGTCGATTACAGCAGCAGTGAAGTGAAGGTACTGGACAGGAAGAGCGGAAACCTGATCAGGAGCATCGGCAGGGAGGGCAAACCGGATGAAACATTGTCCCTGCCGACCAACCTTGCCCTGGACAAAAACGGTTTCGTCTACGTAACCAACCTGGGACACAACCGGATAATCAAGATGGACCGGACGGGCAAGGTGATGAAGGCCTTTGGTGAGACGGGGGACCGGCCGGGACAGTTTGCCAGACCCAAAGGGATTGCGGTGGACGATGATGGATTGATCTACGTGGTCGACGCCGGCCATCAGGTTGTCCAGATTTTCAATCAGGATGCCCAACTGCTCATGTTCTTCGGCGAACGGGGATCAAAGGCGGGAACCTTGAATCTCCCCGCCGATATAGCCATCAGCCGCGACAACCTTGAATACTTTCGACGGTTTGCCGACCCCGCCTTTGAGGTGGAGCAACTGATATTCGTCACCAACCAGGCAGGACCAAGAAAGATAAGCGTTTACGGCTTCGGCCACCAAAAGGTCTCCGCTCAGCAGAACAACACAACCCCGCCACTCGGTAACAACGCACCTCTCCAGGCCGTAGCTGCCGGCAAATAA
- a CDS encoding PKD domain-containing protein, translated as MARLFKDGAGTTYDGTAAKFKNNPFTTFSPYDYGTTYGDASFPTSAALLPGLTAQQLFKARVDNSMAGSMRDCAECHVGGGANEYVPGKSPEVRTSLRDYFFGSAVTAFNYFIDVYGSRGDGFNTDGTPASYAAVQNDYSQTGVLEMDCLMCHLKDYSWEERKKAVRTGKFDASRTTGALLGAASPTDGVNVTYDPLKVVPTGDNSALKLAGTVAGNILATPDSNNCVGCHMAEHAVDWKKRGDTWSGTAEVHYSMGCMGCHKRKDADFSKVGTSGFTGLKGTYGFNNISSASPGDDSKKLGQCDPAKGNGAYESLWNATDNTTKNCSGCHIYGGDFDPATQSVISYETHGAPNPTAAHQAKGLTAKIVQQGGTMNGTANVGHLDLIACEACHSRKLGNFTGGAMVDGTGNDAEGRLADHENENVTRQNMTNNNFMAWQGNKLTAANLSTSLFWRDKNDVNFDANNDGRAGGMDSLLQTHVANINKANTYSLRPGQQLVALTQLGTVTAADISDHINAIDRDLEYQLGLKSTPGSTGNNTKTHVTKLSFMGVTFKTNHDISPADSAWGSGGCGDCHKGSTSASSAGTIGDTTAGGFYNGKFVVKGDTLNMSWTGGGAQVTPFASVNASTQPSDFHPGVKERSGVRSLAVQFASNATTIRDIDRSEGLYENAFKARNTAFNTSISGTAITFPAATSTTTTSQGWLLKIEATNNSGVTVVTRTKQVSALVTDMAGLLTNLGAAFTGTWDGTSYSGGQPEFGIRANGSGLLIEGRNGYSVRIHPQSDAGPLGLAGSLWIDKQYKGITTDQTGAAVATSDRKAWVAYLNSFADPAQQAKTGFGVDPVAQFPAGFPDADPNTAGYQLVVNTPYTLSADTGVNSNGFFTYSLSFTDGTTAGGPSASKTFSTLGTYAVTLKVTDEEGKTATVSRTLNVVNPPVVGMTIGPTTARRGISSTYTFGNLKDHDSLRIIWADGTSTTLPHVGAAGSSATANHIYATTGTKKLTVLVYKNGVQVDSKYNYITVTL; from the coding sequence TTGGCGAGATTATTCAAAGATGGTGCAGGAACGACCTACGATGGAACTGCGGCAAAATTCAAGAATAACCCCTTTACAACGTTCAGCCCCTATGATTACGGCACCACATACGGTGATGCTTCATTTCCCACCAGTGCGGCCCTACTTCCCGGCCTTACTGCGCAACAGCTGTTCAAGGCCAGGGTCGACAACTCCATGGCCGGCTCCATGCGGGATTGCGCTGAATGCCATGTGGGTGGCGGCGCCAATGAGTACGTTCCCGGCAAAAGTCCGGAAGTGCGGACCTCTTTGCGTGATTATTTCTTCGGGAGTGCTGTAACCGCTTTCAACTACTTCATCGATGTTTACGGCAGCCGCGGTGACGGCTTCAATACGGACGGCACCCCAGCCAGCTATGCGGCGGTTCAGAACGATTACAGCCAGACCGGCGTCCTTGAAATGGATTGCCTGATGTGCCACCTGAAGGATTATTCCTGGGAAGAGCGCAAAAAAGCGGTTCGTACCGGCAAATTCGATGCTTCACGAACAACCGGCGCGCTGCTCGGTGCTGCAAGTCCGACAGATGGCGTCAATGTTACCTACGACCCGTTGAAAGTCGTGCCGACCGGGGACAACTCCGCCCTCAAGCTGGCCGGCACGGTCGCCGGCAACATTCTGGCCACTCCCGATTCCAACAATTGCGTCGGCTGCCACATGGCTGAACATGCCGTTGACTGGAAAAAGAGGGGTGACACCTGGTCCGGTACCGCCGAAGTCCATTACAGCATGGGCTGTATGGGATGCCACAAACGCAAGGACGCTGATTTCTCCAAAGTAGGGACTTCCGGCTTCACGGGCCTCAAGGGTACCTACGGCTTTAACAACATCAGCTCGGCCAGCCCCGGCGACGATTCGAAAAAACTCGGCCAGTGCGATCCAGCCAAGGGTAACGGCGCCTACGAATCCCTCTGGAATGCAACGGACAACACCACCAAGAACTGCAGCGGCTGTCATATCTATGGTGGGGATTTCGATCCGGCAACCCAGAGCGTCATCTCCTACGAGACCCACGGTGCACCGAATCCCACGGCTGCACATCAGGCGAAAGGTCTGACCGCAAAGATTGTCCAGCAGGGGGGGACCATGAACGGCACGGCCAACGTCGGCCATCTCGACCTGATCGCCTGTGAAGCCTGCCATTCACGAAAACTGGGGAACTTCACCGGCGGAGCCATGGTTGACGGCACCGGCAACGATGCCGAAGGACGGCTTGCCGATCATGAGAACGAGAATGTAACCCGCCAGAACATGACCAATAATAACTTCATGGCCTGGCAAGGAAACAAACTGACGGCTGCCAATCTCTCCACATCACTCTTCTGGCGAGACAAAAATGATGTCAATTTTGACGCCAACAACGACGGCAGAGCCGGTGGGATGGATTCCCTCCTGCAAACCCACGTGGCAAACATCAACAAGGCTAATACCTATTCATTACGGCCCGGTCAACAACTGGTTGCGCTTACCCAGCTTGGTACCGTCACTGCAGCAGATATCAGCGACCACATCAACGCCATTGACCGTGATCTTGAATACCAGCTTGGCCTTAAATCGACACCGGGTTCCACAGGCAATAATACCAAGACCCATGTAACCAAGCTCTCTTTCATGGGGGTTACGTTCAAAACGAACCATGACATCTCCCCAGCCGACTCTGCCTGGGGATCAGGCGGCTGCGGCGACTGCCACAAAGGGTCCACCAGCGCCAGTTCTGCGGGAACCATCGGCGACACCACTGCAGGCGGCTTCTATAACGGCAAGTTCGTTGTCAAAGGGGATACCCTGAATATGTCCTGGACCGGCGGCGGCGCACAGGTTACCCCGTTCGCCTCGGTCAACGCCTCCACCCAGCCCTCGGATTTCCATCCCGGAGTCAAGGAAAGAAGCGGTGTTCGCTCGCTTGCAGTTCAATTCGCCTCCAACGCGACCACAATCCGCGACATCGATCGCAGCGAAGGGCTGTATGAAAACGCCTTCAAGGCCCGTAATACTGCCTTTAACACCAGTATCAGCGGGACTGCCATCACGTTCCCGGCAGCAACAAGCACCACTACCACCAGCCAGGGGTGGCTGCTCAAGATTGAAGCCACCAACAACTCCGGCGTAACGGTCGTAACCCGAACGAAACAGGTGTCGGCCCTTGTCACCGATATGGCCGGTCTCCTCACTAACCTCGGCGCTGCATTCACCGGAACCTGGGACGGCACCTCTTACAGCGGAGGACAGCCGGAATTCGGCATCAGGGCCAACGGCAGCGGGCTCCTCATCGAAGGGCGCAACGGCTACAGCGTCCGCATCCATCCTCAGAGCGATGCCGGACCACTCGGGCTGGCCGGATCTCTATGGATTGACAAGCAGTACAAAGGAATAACCACAGACCAGACCGGCGCAGCCGTGGCAACCAGTGACCGGAAGGCATGGGTTGCCTATCTGAACAGCTTTGCCGACCCGGCACAACAGGCAAAAACAGGTTTCGGAGTTGATCCCGTCGCCCAGTTTCCTGCCGGCTTCCCCGATGCCGACCCCAATACCGCTGGGTATCAGCTGGTGGTCAACACCCCTTATACCCTGTCCGCCGATACCGGGGTCAACAGCAACGGCTTCTTTACCTACAGCCTCTCCTTTACCGACGGCACCACTGCCGGCGGACCATCCGCCAGCAAGACCTTCTCCACCCTCGGCACCTACGCCGTCACCCTCAAGGTGACCGATGAGGAAGGGAAAACGGCAACAGTATCCAGGACACTCAACGTGGTTAACCCGCCCGTTGTCGGGATGACCATCGGTCCGACCACTGCCAGAAGAGGGATTTCAAGCACCTACACCTTCGGCAACCTGAAGGACCACGACTCCCTGCGGATCATCTGGGCCGACGGGACTTCGACCACCCTGCCGCACGTGGGCGCCGCCGGCAGTTCGGCCACTGCCAATCATATTTATGCCACAACCGGCACGAAAAAGCTGACGGTGCTCGTCTACAAAAACGGAGTGCAGGTGGACAGCAAGTACAACTACATCACCGTAACCCTGTAG
- a CDS encoding sigma-54-dependent transcriptional regulator, translating into MEHNRILIVDDEKLISWSLSVMLSKAGYAVETAASGSEAINKLSLFKPDMALLDIRLPDADGLDLLQQFKLRDEELSVIMITANADVDSAVRALKLGAEDYIGKPFNMEALRHVIDKAFEKRQLREKLDFFRKELRKKTEHDKLVGNSASMVNLFKMIKVCADTDAKTVLILGESGTGKELVARAIHNHSARAEAPFAEVNCAAIPETLLESELFGHEKGAYTDASKRRKGIFELAEGGTVFLDEIGDMPFSMQAKVLKVIETKRFRRLGAEEDIQADVRIIAATHQDLPAMVKERRFRGDLFYRLNVMNIPLPPLRERTDDIPSLVQYFIERLNEEYGRRVEGVSPETMAYLTGYGWPGNVRELRNAIERTMMLEHSRILTPVFLNAEIKQQYETAQNKSLHVDSHASAQHSFARGHITIPTGGISLEELERQLIRMGLEISGGNQTKAAKYLKMSRDTLRYRMKKFGMSESSQKDEWCDMKTGEDSAVSQRLFPHLVS; encoded by the coding sequence ATGGAGCATAACAGGATATTAATCGTCGATGATGAAAAGCTTATTTCCTGGTCCCTATCCGTCATGCTCTCAAAAGCCGGGTATGCGGTCGAAACCGCTGCCAGCGGGTCGGAAGCAATCAATAAACTCTCCCTGTTCAAGCCTGATATGGCACTACTTGATATACGGCTCCCCGATGCCGATGGTCTGGACCTGCTCCAGCAATTCAAACTCAGAGATGAAGAGCTCAGCGTAATAATGATCACTGCCAATGCCGATGTCGATTCCGCTGTCAGAGCCTTGAAGCTAGGTGCGGAAGACTATATCGGCAAGCCATTCAATATGGAAGCGTTACGCCACGTTATCGACAAGGCTTTTGAAAAGAGGCAACTCAGGGAAAAACTGGATTTTTTCCGCAAGGAACTCCGCAAGAAAACCGAACATGACAAACTCGTGGGAAACAGCGCAAGCATGGTCAACCTTTTCAAGATGATCAAGGTCTGTGCGGATACCGATGCCAAAACTGTTCTGATCCTGGGTGAAAGCGGAACCGGCAAGGAACTTGTGGCCAGGGCCATCCACAATCACAGTGCAAGGGCCGAGGCACCGTTTGCAGAGGTCAACTGTGCCGCCATACCGGAAACCCTTCTGGAAAGCGAACTTTTCGGCCATGAAAAGGGGGCGTACACGGATGCAAGCAAGAGGCGCAAGGGGATCTTCGAACTGGCAGAAGGTGGAACGGTTTTTCTCGACGAAATCGGCGATATGCCCTTTTCCATGCAGGCAAAGGTGCTCAAGGTGATTGAGACGAAACGGTTCCGCCGTCTCGGTGCGGAAGAAGACATCCAGGCTGATGTGAGGATCATCGCCGCCACCCATCAGGATCTACCTGCAATGGTTAAAGAACGCCGCTTCAGAGGCGACCTTTTTTACCGCTTGAACGTCATGAACATTCCCTTGCCGCCGCTGAGGGAGAGAACGGATGATATCCCCAGCCTCGTCCAGTATTTCATCGAACGGCTGAATGAAGAATACGGGCGCAGGGTGGAAGGGGTGTCGCCGGAAACCATGGCTTATCTCACCGGCTATGGCTGGCCGGGGAATGTACGGGAACTGCGTAACGCCATAGAACGAACCATGATGCTCGAACATAGCAGAATATTGACTCCCGTTTTTCTGAACGCGGAAATAAAGCAGCAATACGAAACAGCACAAAACAAAAGCCTGCATGTCGATTCACATGCTTCTGCCCAGCATTCGTTTGCCAGGGGGCATATTACCATCCCGACCGGCGGCATATCCCTGGAAGAACTGGAGCGTCAACTTATCCGGATGGGGCTTGAGATCTCCGGCGGCAACCAAACAAAAGCAGCCAAATATCTGAAAATGAGCCGGGACACCCTCCGCTACCGCATGAAAAAATTCGGCATGTCGGAATCATCCCAAAAGGACGAATGGTGCGACATGAAAACGGGGGAGGATTCTGCCGTTTCTCAACGGTTATTCCCGCATCTGGTGAGCTGA